TCTTTGTCCTACCTTTGCAGCATCAAAATAGAATAGTCATCGATGATGACCTGCTTCGCTGGGCGACCTGGCATGAAGGGCAAACACCTTTGAACAAGTTTCGGACCATACGCAATAGACGCATGAATGCAGGAAACGGGAAAATTATCTACCACCTATATACATGAAACAAGGCCCCTCAACATACATTCACGGGCGGCGTCAGACCACCATTCACTATCACGCTATATCATCGGGATCGCGCAGATGATTGACCAAGATCTTGTTCATTCTGCACAGTTGCACAGTTAGTATTCAATGGTACACTTCCCTAGCGAGATATCCTCACGTGAACATGTGTAGTCGATCTGTATGAAATATCTCACGAAGCTTGTCATCGCAGAGAATATACCGCTTATCATTTGAGTCTTGTAGGTTACGCTCTTTAACATAGGCCCAGATATGCTTCACCACTTGCGGTCTAGAAAGACTGTGAGTGCCTACAAGGTCTGCCAGAGCACCGCTATTTGTGTCTATCAGCCTACATGCCATCCTAAGATATGCATGACAGGGGATGAGGGAAAACTCGCCTTAGAAGCAGTTCCTTGTTGAATGCTCCgcctctcttctttttcttgtCCTCATTTTTATCATCGTTTCCCTCTTCACTGTCGACCTGTGCTTGACTTTTCCGTCTCGTCTTTTTCGCCGGCCTGGCGGATCTGGAAGACCGTTGTTGCCTTGTCCTTGAGTCATCATATTCTCCTTGCAGTCGCCTGGCCATCTGTTCATCTGTTTCTTCATTTACACTGACTGGAATTTTGCGCTTGCGTGTGACAGTTTCGGGTTCAAATGAGGAATaagatggagaagatggtgCTTTAGCAGACGAAGAGACAGGATTTTCTAGCTTATCAGCAAGAGCCTCCTTGGACTCTAAAGAATTGTATATCTCGGTGATCTGTGAATCCCGTCATCAATC
This DNA window, taken from Cryptococcus gattii WM276 chromosome C, complete sequence, encodes the following:
- a CDS encoding uncharacterized protein (Similar to TIGR gene model, INSD accession AAW42268.1); this translates as MAQQLVHRLSPLIEELLQASDLSTVSAKAIRKELIARGADKYEIKNFRAEIDDKITEIYNSLESKEALADKLENPVSSSAKAPSSPSYSSFEPETVTRKRKIPVSVNEETDEQMARRLQGEYDDSRTRQQRSSRSARPAKKTRRKSQAQVDSEEGNDDKNEDKKKKRGGAFNKELLLSGALADLVGTHSLSRPQVVKHIWAYVKERNLQDSNDKRYILCDDKLREIFHTDRLHMFTMNKILVNHLRDPDDIA